In a single window of the Rhodanobacter sp. LX-99 genome:
- a CDS encoding DUF962 domain-containing protein, translated as MSGYSSFAEFYPFYLSEHSNRSCRRLHFIGSTLVLAVIVLALASGQLRWLWLAPVFGYGFAWIGHFVFEKNRPATFKHPLYSLAGDWVMYGQMLRGKIRF; from the coding sequence ATGTCCGGCTACAGCAGCTTTGCCGAGTTCTATCCGTTCTACCTCAGCGAGCACAGCAACCGCAGCTGCCGCCGCCTTCATTTCATCGGCAGCACGCTGGTGCTCGCGGTGATTGTGCTGGCCCTGGCGAGCGGCCAGCTGCGCTGGCTGTGGCTGGCGCCGGTGTTCGGCTACGGCTTTGCCTGGATCGGCCACTTCGTGTTCGAGAAGAACCGCCCGGCCACGTTCAAGCACCCGCTGTACAGCCTGGCCGGCGACTGGGTGATGTATGGGCAAATGCTGCGCGGCAAGATCCGCTTCTGA
- a CDS encoding NADH:flavin oxidoreductase/NADH oxidase has translation MNLFDPFPQRSLTLRNRLVVSPMCEYSATDGVPNDWHMVHLGSRAVGGAALVIAEASAISAQGRISPQDTGLWNQAQLQAWQPITRFIKAQGAIAGMQLAHAGRKASTLRPWDGHGPVPAGQGDWPTVAPSALPFDAGWPAPQALDEAGIQAVIADFRAAAQRALAAGFELIEVHAAHGYLLHQFLSPLSNRRDDRYGGSFENRTRMVREVVAAVREVWPAELPLWLRLSATDWVDDGGWDIGQSVELARQVKPLGVDLIDVSSGGLLPHAKIPLAPGYQVPFAAQIRREAGIATGAVGLITGAEQAAQIVANGDADVVLIARESLRDPYFPRRAAQRLGAKIDAPAQYRRAW, from the coding sequence ATGAACCTGTTCGATCCGTTCCCCCAACGCAGCCTGACCTTGCGCAACCGCCTGGTGGTGTCGCCGATGTGCGAGTACTCGGCCACCGACGGCGTGCCGAACGACTGGCACATGGTGCACCTGGGCAGCCGTGCGGTCGGCGGCGCGGCGCTGGTGATCGCCGAAGCCTCGGCGATCTCCGCGCAGGGGCGCATCTCGCCGCAGGACACCGGCCTGTGGAACCAGGCCCAGTTGCAGGCGTGGCAGCCGATCACCCGTTTCATCAAGGCGCAGGGCGCGATTGCCGGCATGCAGCTGGCGCATGCCGGGCGCAAGGCCAGCACGCTGCGGCCGTGGGACGGGCACGGCCCGGTGCCGGCCGGGCAGGGCGACTGGCCCACCGTGGCACCGTCGGCGCTGCCGTTCGATGCCGGCTGGCCTGCGCCGCAGGCACTGGACGAGGCCGGCATCCAGGCGGTGATCGCGGACTTCCGCGCCGCCGCGCAACGCGCGCTGGCGGCCGGCTTCGAGTTGATCGAAGTGCACGCGGCGCATGGCTACCTGCTGCACCAGTTCCTGTCGCCGCTGAGCAACCGGCGCGATGATCGCTACGGCGGCAGCTTCGAGAACCGCACCCGCATGGTGCGCGAGGTGGTCGCCGCCGTACGCGAAGTGTGGCCGGCCGAACTGCCGCTGTGGCTGCGCCTCTCGGCCACCGACTGGGTGGACGATGGCGGCTGGGATATCGGGCAGAGCGTCGAACTGGCGCGCCAGGTGAAGCCGCTGGGCGTGGACCTGATCGACGTCTCCAGCGGCGGCCTGCTGCCGCACGCGAAGATCCCGCTGGCGCCGGGCTACCAGGTGCCGTTCGCGGCGCAGATCCGCCGCGAGGCCGGCATCGCCACCGGTGCGGTGGGCCTGATCACCGGCGCGGAGCAGGCCGCGCAGATCGTCGCCAACGGCGACGCCGACGTGGTGCTGATCGCCCGCGAGAGCCTGCGCGACCCGTACTTCCCGCGCCGTGCGGCGCAACGGCTGGGTGCGAAGATCGACGCCCCGGCGCAATATCGACGAGCCTGGTAA
- the htpG gene encoding molecular chaperone HtpG yields the protein MNAPAETRKFEAEVAQVLHLVTHSLYSHKEIFLRELISNASDACDKLRFESIARPELSAGDSELHIDVSWDPDARTVTVRDNGIGMNRDEVVANIGTIASSGTRRFLEAMSGEQKADARLIGQFGVGFYSAFVVADRVTVLSRRADAPAGEGVKWESDGKGEYSLEPIELAERGTAVILHLKADEDEFLSRWQLRALITRYSDHVAFPIRMPVEKDGKPTDEFETINAASALWTKPKSEISDADYQSFYKSLGHDFNDALAWTHNRVEGSQSFTTLLYVPSQPPFDLMMGGRDERKGLKLYIKRVFIMDAAEELLPNYLRFVRGVVDADDLPLNVSREILQHNRQLERIKAACVKRVLDLIEKLAKDEPEKFATFCKAFGNTLKEGISEDANNRERIAKLLRFASTKGEGANQTTSLDDYIGRMAVGQDAIWYITADSYAAAFGSPQLEAFKARDIEVLLMSDRIDEWMIGSLSEYEGKKLKSVAKGEVPLDEADKKKQEEAAKEAEPLLKKLKDLLGDRVGDVKVSARLTDSPSCLALSDYEMAPHLARLLREAGHDMPENKPTLEINPQHALLKRVEAEADEAKAKDLATLLLEQAEIAAGAQLPDPSAFVQRMNRVLLG from the coding sequence ATGAACGCACCCGCCGAAACCCGCAAGTTCGAAGCCGAAGTCGCCCAGGTGCTGCACCTGGTCACCCATTCGCTGTACTCGCACAAGGAAATTTTCCTGCGCGAGCTGATTTCCAACGCCTCCGACGCCTGCGACAAGCTGCGCTTCGAGTCGATCGCCAGGCCGGAACTTTCCGCCGGCGACAGCGAGCTGCACATCGACGTCAGCTGGGACCCTGACGCGCGCACCGTCACGGTGCGCGACAACGGCATCGGCATGAACCGCGACGAGGTGGTGGCCAACATCGGCACCATCGCCAGCTCCGGCACGCGCCGTTTCCTGGAGGCGATGTCGGGCGAACAGAAGGCCGACGCGCGCCTGATCGGCCAGTTCGGCGTGGGCTTCTACTCCGCCTTCGTGGTCGCCGACAGGGTCACCGTGCTGAGCCGCCGCGCCGACGCGCCGGCGGGCGAGGGCGTGAAGTGGGAGAGCGACGGCAAGGGCGAGTACTCGCTGGAGCCGATCGAGCTGGCCGAGCGCGGCACCGCCGTGATCCTGCACCTGAAGGCCGACGAGGACGAGTTCCTCAGCCGCTGGCAGCTGCGCGCGCTGATCACCCGCTACTCCGACCACGTGGCGTTCCCGATCCGCATGCCGGTCGAGAAGGACGGCAAGCCCACCGACGAGTTCGAGACCATCAACGCCGCCTCGGCGCTGTGGACCAAGCCGAAGTCGGAGATCAGCGACGCGGACTACCAGAGCTTCTACAAGTCGCTCGGCCACGATTTCAACGACGCGCTGGCGTGGACGCACAACCGCGTCGAAGGCAGCCAGAGCTTCACCACCTTGTTGTACGTCCCCTCGCAGCCGCCGTTCGACCTGATGATGGGCGGCCGCGACGAGCGCAAGGGACTGAAGCTGTACATCAAGCGCGTCTTCATCATGGACGCCGCCGAGGAGCTGCTGCCGAACTACCTGCGCTTCGTGCGCGGCGTGGTCGACGCCGACGACCTGCCGCTCAACGTCAGCCGCGAGATCCTGCAGCACAACCGCCAGCTCGAGCGCATCAAGGCCGCCTGCGTGAAGCGCGTGCTCGACCTGATCGAGAAGCTGGCCAAGGACGAGCCGGAGAAGTTCGCCACCTTCTGCAAGGCGTTCGGCAACACGCTCAAGGAAGGCATCAGCGAAGACGCCAACAACCGCGAGCGCATCGCCAAGCTGCTGCGCTTCGCCTCGACCAAGGGCGAGGGCGCCAACCAGACCACCTCGCTGGACGACTACATCGGCCGCATGGCCGTGGGCCAGGACGCGATCTGGTACATCACCGCCGACAGCTACGCCGCCGCCTTCGGCAGCCCGCAACTGGAAGCGTTCAAGGCCAGGGACATCGAAGTGCTGCTGATGTCCGACCGCATCGACGAGTGGATGATCGGCAGCTTGAGCGAATACGAAGGCAAGAAGCTCAAGAGCGTCGCCAAGGGCGAGGTGCCGCTGGACGAGGCCGACAAGAAGAAGCAGGAAGAGGCAGCGAAAGAAGCCGAGCCGCTGCTGAAGAAGCTCAAGGACCTGCTGGGCGACCGCGTGGGCGACGTGAAAGTCTCTGCCCGCCTCACCGACTCGCCCTCATGCCTGGCCCTCAGCGACTACGAAATGGCCCCGCACCTGGCCCGCCTGCTGCGCGAAGCCGGCCACGACATGCCCGAGAACAAGCCCACGCTGGAGATCAACCCGCAGCACGCGCTGTTGAAACGCGTCGAGGCGGAAGCGGATGAGGCGAAGGCGAAGGACCTGGCCACCCTGCTGCTGGAGCAGGCGGAGATTGCGGCCGGAGCGCAGCTGCCGGACCCGTCGGCGTTCGTGCAGAGGATGAATCGGGTGTTGCTGGGGTGA
- a CDS encoding pirin family protein, with translation MEAAPMLIADARVHDLGDGFMVRRMLPVLQARHVGPFVFFDHIGPATFAAGKGMDVRPHPHIGLATVTWLFDGVIRHRDSLGSLADIRPGEVNWMTAGHGIVHSERTPPEARQGGQLLHGIQVWVALPQADAEVDPEFHHHDRAALPKIRRPGMEAVLIAGTAYGERSPVKVFAPMFFLEVQLAAGAELAMPAEHAERGVHVVDGAVRWGELEVGAQQMAVQAGPAAPPLRAHEASRLMLFGGAPLDGERHLWWNFVASTRERIEQAKADWREGRFPKVLGDDKEFIPLPE, from the coding sequence ATGGAAGCTGCCCCGATGCTGATTGCCGATGCCCGCGTGCACGACCTGGGCGACGGCTTCATGGTGCGTCGCATGCTGCCGGTGCTGCAGGCGCGCCACGTCGGCCCGTTCGTGTTCTTCGACCACATCGGGCCGGCCACGTTCGCCGCCGGCAAGGGCATGGACGTGCGCCCGCATCCGCACATCGGCCTGGCCACGGTGACCTGGCTGTTCGACGGCGTGATCCGTCATCGCGACAGCCTGGGCAGCCTGGCCGACATCCGTCCCGGCGAAGTGAACTGGATGACCGCCGGTCACGGTATCGTCCACTCCGAGCGCACGCCGCCGGAGGCGCGCCAGGGCGGCCAGCTGCTGCACGGCATCCAGGTCTGGGTGGCCTTGCCGCAGGCCGATGCCGAGGTGGACCCGGAGTTCCATCATCACGACCGTGCTGCCCTGCCGAAGATCCGCCGGCCCGGCATGGAGGCCGTGCTGATTGCCGGCACGGCCTACGGCGAGCGCTCGCCGGTGAAGGTGTTCGCGCCGATGTTCTTCCTGGAGGTGCAACTGGCCGCCGGTGCCGAGCTGGCGATGCCGGCCGAACACGCCGAACGCGGCGTGCACGTGGTCGACGGTGCGGTCCGCTGGGGCGAGCTGGAGGTCGGCGCGCAACAGATGGCGGTGCAGGCCGGCCCCGCCGCGCCGCCGCTGCGCGCGCACGAAGCGAGCCGCCTGATGCTGTTCGGCGGCGCGCCGCTGGATGGCGAACGGCACCTGTGGTGGAACTTCGTGGCCAGCACGCGCGAGCGCATCGAGCAGGCCAAGGCCGACTGGCGCGAAGGACGCTTTCCGAAAGTGCTTGGCGACGACAAGGAGTTCATTCCGCTGCCGGAGTAG
- the gluQRS gene encoding tRNA glutamyl-Q(34) synthetase GluQRS, with product MSYRGRFAPSPTGHLHFGSLVAAVGSWLCARHAGGEWLLRMEDIDPPREVPGSAASILAALPAFGLVADAPALFQSQRSAAYEAAFEQLRVAQRVFPCWCSRSELAGNGGIHRDGHCVASPQADQPPAWRLRVPDITIAFDDALQGPQRQNLRDEVGDFVVRRVEGFYSYQLACVVDDAYQGITEVVRGQDLLDSTARQIWLQRCLGLPTPAYRHLPLVLDGEGRKLSKSEQAFPVDPADPLPALRRALAFLRVPAPAAAANAGDLLAQALANFDPANLPHCSGHSFA from the coding sequence ATGAGCTATCGCGGCCGCTTCGCCCCCTCGCCCACCGGACACCTGCACTTCGGCTCGCTGGTCGCCGCGGTGGGCAGCTGGCTGTGCGCGCGGCATGCCGGCGGCGAGTGGCTGCTGCGGATGGAAGACATCGACCCGCCGCGCGAGGTTCCCGGCTCGGCGGCGAGCATCCTGGCCGCGCTGCCGGCGTTCGGCCTGGTCGCCGACGCGCCGGCGTTGTTCCAGTCGCAGCGCAGCGCGGCGTACGAGGCGGCGTTCGAACAGCTGCGCGTGGCGCAGCGTGTGTTCCCGTGCTGGTGCAGCCGCAGCGAGCTGGCCGGCAACGGCGGCATCCATCGCGACGGCCACTGCGTCGCGTCGCCGCAGGCGGACCAACCGCCGGCCTGGCGGTTGCGCGTGCCGGACATCACCATCGCATTCGACGATGCGCTGCAAGGCCCGCAGCGGCAGAACCTGCGCGACGAGGTGGGCGACTTCGTGGTTCGCCGGGTCGAGGGTTTCTATTCGTACCAGCTCGCCTGCGTGGTCGACGACGCGTACCAGGGCATCACCGAGGTGGTGCGCGGGCAGGACCTGCTCGACTCCACCGCGCGGCAGATCTGGCTGCAGCGCTGCCTGGGCCTGCCCACGCCGGCCTATCGCCACCTGCCGCTGGTGCTGGATGGCGAGGGGCGCAAGCTGTCCAAGTCCGAGCAGGCCTTCCCGGTCGACCCGGCCGACCCGCTGCCGGCGCTGCGGCGGGCGCTGGCGTTCCTGCGGGTACCGGCGCCGGCCGCGGCAGCAAATGCCGGCGACCTGCTGGCGCAGGCGCTGGCGAACTTCGATCCGGCGAATTTGCCGCATTGCAGCGGTCACTCTTTCGCCTGA
- a CDS encoding tRNA threonylcarbamoyladenosine dehydratase has protein sequence MSDAAFPAERFAGVERLYGNGSVTALARAHVCVIGIGGVGSWAVEALARSGVGRLTLIDADEVCVSNTNRQLHALDGEFGKSKVGVMAARAHAINPTIRLEAIERFLTPSTLDELLDRGYDVVLDACDAFRVKLETIAWCRRRKLPIVSVGSAGGRTDPTQIRVRDLSRTEHDAMFSLIRKKLRTDFNFPRNPDRYFGVSAVYSLQNVQYPQPDGTVCGTRPPGGDALNLACGGGLGAATHVTGAFAFAAVGKVLEKLLDK, from the coding sequence ATGAGTGACGCGGCATTTCCCGCCGAGCGCTTCGCCGGCGTCGAACGCCTGTACGGCAACGGCAGCGTGACCGCGCTGGCGCGCGCGCACGTCTGCGTGATCGGCATCGGCGGCGTCGGTTCGTGGGCGGTCGAGGCGCTGGCGCGCAGCGGCGTGGGCCGGCTCACCCTGATCGACGCGGACGAGGTCTGCGTGTCGAACACCAACCGCCAGCTGCACGCGCTGGACGGCGAGTTCGGCAAGTCGAAAGTGGGCGTGATGGCGGCGCGCGCGCACGCGATCAACCCGACCATCCGGCTGGAGGCGATCGAACGCTTCCTCACCCCGTCCACGCTGGACGAGCTGCTCGACCGCGGCTACGACGTGGTGCTGGATGCCTGCGACGCGTTCCGGGTGAAGCTGGAGACGATCGCCTGGTGCCGCCGGCGCAAGCTGCCGATCGTCAGCGTGGGTTCGGCCGGCGGGCGCACCGATCCCACCCAGATCCGCGTGCGCGACCTGTCGCGCACCGAGCACGACGCGATGTTCAGCCTGATCCGCAAGAAGCTCCGCACGGACTTCAATTTTCCGCGCAACCCGGATCGCTACTTCGGCGTGTCAGCCGTCTATTCGCTGCAGAACGTGCAGTACCCGCAACCCGACGGCACGGTCTGCGGCACCCGCCCGCCCGGCGGCGACGCGCTGAACCTGGCCTGTGGCGGCGGGCTGGGCGCGGCCACCCACGTCACCGGGGCGTTCGCGTTCGCGGCGGTGGGCAAGGTGCTGGAGAAGTTGCTGGACAAGTAG
- a CDS encoding DUF4124 domain-containing protein yields MKSLTTGIRFSAAALLLAAAPIAAAQNIYKCTQGGQVAYTDHPCPGGSGELLHRADDTEVIDRYLRLGQDDLAKRYADSRHLETLYRQRLDARQQAMEEKAQRQADEAYAAEQHAEETRQQALADEAAERDRLQAENEALRQQNADYQNQLSQPVYNAPPAYWVAPPYRNRHRDRDHDGNHDHRPPPSDEPVFHPCKQLAGGRTQC; encoded by the coding sequence ATGAAAAGCCTGACAACGGGAATCCGCTTCTCGGCTGCCGCCCTGCTGCTGGCCGCGGCACCGATCGCCGCCGCCCAGAACATCTACAAATGCACGCAAGGCGGACAGGTCGCCTACACCGACCACCCCTGCCCGGGCGGCAGCGGTGAGCTGCTGCACCGGGCCGACGACACCGAAGTCATCGACCGCTACCTGCGCCTGGGCCAGGACGACCTGGCGAAGCGCTACGCGGATTCACGCCACCTCGAAACGCTTTACCGGCAGCGCCTCGACGCCCGCCAGCAGGCGATGGAAGAAAAGGCCCAGCGCCAGGCCGACGAGGCATACGCGGCGGAACAACACGCCGAGGAAACACGGCAGCAGGCGCTGGCCGACGAGGCCGCGGAGCGCGACCGGCTGCAGGCCGAGAACGAGGCGCTGCGCCAGCAGAACGCGGACTACCAGAACCAGTTGAGCCAGCCGGTCTACAACGCGCCGCCCGCCTACTGGGTCGCCCCACCGTACCGGAATCGCCACCGCGACCGGGATCACGATGGCAATCACGATCATCGCCCGCCGCCATCGGACGAACCCGTATTCCACCCGTGCAAACAGCTGGCCGGTGGCCGCACGCAGTGTTGA
- a CDS encoding cytochrome c, with amino-acid sequence MRVALMILLGLVIGVIGTANVMNALAARNPMPKAVMETMGYHMGELKNAMKARQCDPVKVQHHLARMESTSSDIMPVFGIDEKTFTDDAHQLRTRLQQAVQAAPATCEALAAAVKPVGETCKSCHQQYR; translated from the coding sequence ATGCGCGTAGCTCTGATGATCCTGCTCGGCCTGGTGATCGGCGTGATCGGTACGGCCAACGTGATGAATGCACTGGCCGCGCGCAACCCGATGCCGAAGGCGGTGATGGAAACCATGGGCTACCACATGGGCGAACTGAAGAACGCGATGAAGGCCAGGCAGTGCGATCCGGTCAAGGTGCAACATCACCTGGCCCGCATGGAATCCACGTCCAGCGACATCATGCCGGTATTCGGCATCGATGAAAAAACCTTCACCGACGACGCCCACCAGTTGCGGACCCGCCTGCAGCAAGCCGTGCAGGCCGCGCCCGCCACCTGCGAGGCGCTCGCCGCGGCGGTCAAGCCGGTCGGCGAGACCTGCAAGAGCTGCCACCAGCAATATCGCTGA
- the phbB gene encoding acetoacetyl-CoA reductase has product MTQRTALVTGGTGGIGSAIVRYLAGQGHRVATNYRDPGKAEAWRKAMAADGIEVCMVQGDVSDPVACEAMIRAIEAKCGPVDILVNNAGITRDTTFHKMTYEQWTDVVNTNLNACFNVTRPVIEGMRARKWGRIVQISSINGQKGQYGQANYAAAKAGMHGFTISLAQENAKFGITVNTVSPGYVGTDMVMAVPEEVREKIVAQIPVGRLGRPDEIAHAVAFFTGDQASWITGANLAINGGHYMGW; this is encoded by the coding sequence ATGACTCAGCGCACGGCATTGGTCACAGGCGGCACCGGCGGCATCGGCAGCGCGATCGTTCGCTACCTCGCCGGACAGGGGCATCGGGTGGCCACCAACTATCGTGACCCGGGCAAGGCCGAGGCCTGGCGCAAGGCGATGGCAGCGGACGGCATCGAGGTGTGCATGGTGCAGGGCGACGTCTCCGATCCGGTCGCCTGCGAGGCGATGATCCGCGCGATCGAGGCCAAGTGTGGGCCGGTCGACATCCTGGTCAACAACGCCGGCATCACCCGCGACACCACCTTCCACAAGATGACCTACGAGCAGTGGACGGACGTGGTGAACACCAACTTGAACGCCTGCTTCAACGTCACCCGCCCGGTGATCGAGGGCATGCGCGCGCGCAAGTGGGGCCGCATCGTGCAGATCAGCTCGATCAACGGCCAGAAGGGCCAGTATGGCCAGGCCAACTACGCCGCGGCGAAGGCCGGCATGCACGGTTTCACCATCTCGCTGGCGCAGGAGAACGCGAAGTTCGGCATCACCGTCAACACCGTCTCGCCCGGCTACGTCGGCACCGACATGGTGATGGCGGTGCCGGAGGAAGTGCGCGAGAAGATCGTGGCGCAGATCCCGGTGGGCCGCCTCGGCCGGCCGGACGAAATCGCCCATGCCGTGGCGTTCTTCACCGGCGACCAGGCCAGCTGGATCACCGGCGCGAACCTGGCGATCAACGGCGGGCATTACATGGGCTGGTAA
- a CDS encoding phosphatase PAP2 family protein — protein MPALRSWLCAAAILVSGGAHAGDGPFGIDHRVHYDDSGIWKRSNQEVLIYGTIGTVVGGALVFGDNDQLGDTFWRSVDAMAVASVGAEAMKYTFQRERPSQTDNPDRFFSGSHAESFPSGEVAAISAAVTPFIVTYGRDHPAVYALALLPAYDAVARVKTHGHWQSDVLVGAALGTGVGLWAAHRDSPLIVSWLPGGFRVGFIHRFK, from the coding sequence ATGCCTGCATTGCGATCCTGGCTGTGCGCCGCCGCCATCCTGGTTTCGGGCGGTGCCCATGCGGGGGACGGTCCGTTCGGGATCGACCACCGCGTCCACTACGACGACAGCGGCATCTGGAAACGTTCCAACCAGGAGGTGCTGATCTACGGCACGATCGGCACGGTCGTCGGCGGCGCCCTGGTCTTCGGCGACAACGACCAGTTGGGCGATACGTTCTGGCGCTCGGTGGACGCCATGGCGGTGGCCAGCGTCGGTGCCGAGGCGATGAAATACACGTTCCAGCGCGAGCGGCCTTCGCAGACCGACAATCCCGATCGCTTCTTCAGCGGCAGCCATGCGGAGAGCTTTCCCAGCGGGGAAGTGGCGGCGATATCGGCGGCGGTCACGCCGTTCATCGTCACCTACGGCCGCGACCACCCGGCCGTGTACGCGCTGGCCCTGCTGCCGGCCTACGACGCGGTGGCCCGGGTGAAGACGCATGGCCATTGGCAGAGCGACGTGCTGGTCGGCGCCGCGCTGGGCACCGGGGTCGGCCTGTGGGCGGCGCACCGGGATTCGCCGTTGATCGTCAGCTGGCTGCCCGGCGGCTTCCGGGTCGGTTTCATCCATCGGTTCAAATAA
- a CDS encoding HNH endonuclease signature motif containing protein, translated as MAYWWVNHKQTRDHEIRGGYLWSPYRNTNGAFNQTYENMKLVRPGDIVFSYAHGRIGAVGRVTEAASPSPKPIEFGNVGDYWAHEGWLVEVDFKEARHSLLPKEHIASIGPMLPDRHSPLQKNGNGNQGCYLAGISDALGHVLMAMLDMHQVHELDQPPRYLIDHEPNAQVLDDIHRIETDTSIPETQRVQLTKARVGQGFFRKQVILIDPACRVTGVTDTRLLIASHIKPWREASNAERLSGYNGLLLSPHVDALFDEQFITFEDDGRMRVHPSLSRDVLDRWSIDPNKRVGKFRPEQASFLAHHRKLFARRATCP; from the coding sequence ATGGCTTACTGGTGGGTCAACCACAAACAGACGCGCGACCACGAAATTCGTGGCGGCTACCTGTGGTCACCCTACCGAAACACGAACGGCGCCTTCAACCAGACCTACGAGAACATGAAGCTTGTTCGTCCGGGAGATATCGTGTTCTCGTATGCCCACGGTCGCATTGGCGCCGTAGGCCGTGTCACCGAAGCCGCCTCACCCAGTCCGAAGCCGATCGAATTCGGCAACGTGGGCGACTACTGGGCACATGAGGGTTGGCTGGTCGAAGTGGATTTCAAAGAGGCGCGCCACTCGTTGCTACCAAAGGAGCACATCGCCTCCATCGGCCCGATGCTCCCCGATCGCCACTCACCTTTGCAGAAAAACGGCAACGGCAATCAGGGCTGCTATCTCGCAGGAATCTCGGATGCCCTCGGCCATGTGCTGATGGCGATGCTGGATATGCATCAAGTGCACGAGCTTGATCAACCGCCTCGCTATCTGATTGACCACGAGCCCAACGCCCAGGTGCTGGACGATATCCACCGCATCGAGACCGACACGTCCATTCCGGAAACCCAGCGTGTACAGCTCACCAAGGCTCGCGTAGGCCAAGGCTTCTTCCGCAAGCAAGTGATCCTGATAGATCCTGCGTGTCGCGTCACCGGCGTCACCGACACCCGACTGCTGATCGCCAGCCACATCAAACCCTGGCGCGAAGCCTCCAACGCCGAGCGTCTCAGTGGCTACAACGGCCTGCTGCTCTCGCCGCACGTCGACGCGTTGTTCGACGAGCAGTTCATCACCTTTGAAGATGACGGGCGGATGCGGGTGCATCCGTCGCTGTCGCGAGACGTGCTTGATCGATGGTCAATTGACCCGAACAAGAGAGTGGGGAAGTTTCGCCCCGAGCAAGCATCCTTCCTCGCGCATCACCGGAAGCTTTTCGCCCGAAGGGCGACTTGCCCTTAG
- the htpX gene encoding protease HtpX, whose protein sequence is MRRIALFIGTNLAVLLLLSIVCRLFGIDQMAAARGYGGMGGLLAYAAVFGMGGAFISLAMSKTIAKWSTGARVIGQPQNETERWLVDTVRRHAQAAGIGMPEVAIYDAPEMNAFATGMTKNSSLVAVSSGLLQQMNREQAGAVLGHEIGHVANGDMVTLTLIQGVLNTLVILAARIVGRLVDNWMSGGRDDNRGGTGIGYFVTVMVLQLVFGLFASMIVMAFSRWREFRADAAGAQFAGRGAMISALQRLQANHGESTLPQTIAAFGISGPLADGFRRLFMSHPPLEERIAALQNFTAQR, encoded by the coding sequence ATGCGTCGCATCGCATTATTCATCGGTACCAACCTTGCCGTCCTGCTCCTGCTGAGCATCGTCTGTCGCCTGTTCGGCATCGACCAGATGGCCGCCGCCCGCGGCTACGGCGGCATGGGCGGCCTGCTGGCCTACGCCGCCGTGTTCGGCATGGGCGGCGCGTTCATTTCGCTGGCGATGTCCAAGACGATCGCCAAGTGGTCCACCGGCGCGCGGGTGATCGGGCAGCCGCAGAACGAGACCGAGCGCTGGCTGGTCGACACCGTGCGCCGCCACGCGCAGGCCGCCGGCATCGGCATGCCCGAGGTGGCGATCTACGACGCGCCGGAAATGAACGCGTTCGCCACCGGCATGACGAAGAACAGCTCGCTGGTGGCGGTCAGTTCCGGCCTGCTGCAGCAGATGAACCGCGAGCAGGCCGGCGCCGTGCTCGGCCACGAGATCGGCCACGTCGCGAATGGCGACATGGTCACCCTGACCCTGATCCAGGGCGTGCTGAACACGCTGGTGATCCTCGCCGCGCGCATCGTGGGCCGGCTGGTCGACAACTGGATGAGCGGTGGCCGCGACGACAACCGCGGCGGCACCGGCATCGGCTACTTCGTGACGGTGATGGTGCTGCAGCTGGTGTTCGGCCTGTTCGCCTCGATGATCGTGATGGCGTTCTCGCGCTGGCGCGAGTTCCGCGCCGACGCGGCGGGGGCGCAGTTCGCCGGCCGCGGCGCCATGATCTCCGCGCTGCAGCGGCTGCAGGCCAACCACGGCGAGAGCACGCTGCCGCAGACCATCGCCGCCTTTGGCATCTCCGGCCCGCTGGCCGATGGCTTCAGGCGTCTGTTCATGAGCCACCCGCCGCTGGAGGAGCGCATCGCCGCGCTGCAGAACTTCACGGCGCAGCGCTGA